The segment GCTCCGCGACCCTATCAAGCGCATCTATGACGCCTGTGTACTCCGCAACGTTATTTGTTGCATCCCCAATGTGGCGCCCGTGTTCTAGGTGAAAGTCTCCACTCTCAAGAACGACTCCTACTGCTGCAGGACCCGGGTTGCCACGCGCTCCACCATCGGTATGTATTGTAAGGATGCTCATACCCAACAGGTTACCGGAAATAGTCAGTTTGCTCAATTGAAAAAGCCTCGCCGGGATGGCGAGGCTTGAGTGCGATTTAGAACATCAGCGTTTGACGGGTTGGGGTGATGTGCACGTGCGCCGGAATGGTCCGGCCCTCGTAACACACATACCCATGAATCTTCACGCCGCGCCGGTTTTGGACATATTCCGGACTGGCAATGAGGAACTGCAGTTTCGTGAGATTGGCAGGGTCACTGGACTGGTACTCCTTGGTCTCATCGAGATACGGGAGTCCAAATGCTTTCTGCTGTGGTACCTCGCGCAAACTGAGGGCGACGCACCTTTTTGCACGGTCTACGGCATCTTTGCCGATAACCTGCAGGGTAGTGCACACATGTGGCCGGGTGCGGCTGCGGCCACAGAATTCCATGGGATGCTTACTGCGACGGTCCACCGGCGCATCCTTGAGAAAGATGTCCACGTCGGGACCGATGGCGAGTTGAAATCTACGGGAAGACGATAGTCTCTGCAAACAAAACCTCCATAACCAGCATACCCGCTTATAGCGAGTCTGAACCTGTTATGCAAGTCTTTTGATGGCCCGTAACTTGGCGCTGCGGCTCCGCGGGTTGCTCACCTGCTCCTCACGGCCAGCTACAAGTGGCTTTTTAGTAAGGATTTGGAACTCTTCGCCAGCACCTTTGAAGGCGTATTTTACAATGCGGTCCTCTAGGGAATGGAAGGTAATAATGGCGAGTATTCCACCTGGCGCCAGAAGACTAAGTGCATCAGGAATTGCCTCCCCTAGGTGCTCTAGCTCCTTATTCACGGCGATACGAAGAGCTTGGAATACGCGTGTTGCTGGGTGCGGGCGCTTATGCCGCTGGCTTGGATGGTAAAGCTCAGTCACAAATTCCGCCAGATCAGTGGTGCGCTTAAAAAGCTCTTTCCTCCGACGCTCAACTACTGCTTTGGCGATTTTGCGGCTCAACCGCTCTTCCCCGTACGTAAAGAAAATCTCAGCCAACTTATGCTCAGGCCAACTATTAAGAATGCTGGCTGCCGTGGCTTGCTCATCCTGGTCCATGCGCATGTCTAATGGACCATCGTGCTGAAAAGAAAACCCACGCTCAGGTGTATCAATCTGATAACTGGAAACGCCAATATCCATAAGGATGCCATCCACTGCAGGTGCAATGTTCTTGGTGCGCAAAAATGACAACTCACTATAGTTCCCCTGGAAGTACTGTACGCGCTCCCCTAGCCGCTCTTCTGCAAACTCAAGTGCATAGGGGTCGCGGTCAATCCCGATCAACCGTATTTCTTTTTTTGCTTCCGCTGCGCACTCAAGCATGGCCTCACTATGGCCACCCATCCCAAGTGTGGCATCAACAAAAATCCCCCCTCGTTCGGGCTGGAGGATTTCCAATGTTTCAGTAAGTAAAACAGGCTTGTGCCGGTCAGCAGGTTGCATACCGCGATACTCTAGCAGAAAGCACTACTTAAGGACACCGTTTTCATCAAAGACACCGGTAGTCTCGCTCAGGTACGGGATCCCTGCACGTACCGTATGGATGAGGCGGACACGCGTCTCACCGGAATAACCCGTAACATCCACCGTGGTGTACCCCTTCCCCATCACGGTCTGTCCGCTGGTTGAGGAGAGGTTGAGGAGAGTGATTGGGCTAGGACCTGCCACGTACGTAAAGACGAGTCGCAGGTAGCGGGCGTCATTGCGTCCAACTACTGAGAAGGCGCCGGCAGGGGTTTGTTCTGCCTCACATACGGTAGAAGAGGTGCAGATGGCGTATTTCACACTCACACCAACACCCACTGTGAACGAAGCGAAGTTGGAGCGGAACGGGATGAGCACCGCAGTGCCCGATGGGATATCCCGGCTCGAAAGCACAGCTGCCGGGGCAGAAGTGTAGGCCACGCGGTTCCTAATGGCCATGTCGTAGTAGGGACAAGTCCTATCTGCTGTGCTGGCGGCAAGAGTTTGCGCAGAAGTCTGCACTGAGCAAAAGCCAGAAGCGTCACGGGTAAAGCCGCGGCGCAACGGATAGAGGGTATACGTGGTACCCACGGAAGTCTTGTCCGTACGGTTGCCATATTCACCATCCGTCAGCGAGCCAGCCCCAATGTAACTCAAGCCTTCCTGAATGCCGATGTTGGCGGTATCCAAAGCTTCATCCCGCGTAGAAAGTACTGCAGAAGCACGGCCAGACTCTAAGAGCGCCCTGCTACCCGCCAGCACCATGACTCCCACAACGGAGAGCAGGAGAAGCATGATGAGGAGCGAAGCCCCGCGTTTTGGTGAGAGTATGCGCTTCATTAGAGTCCACTAAACGGAACGGTGTTATTGGGGAGGTTGCGGTAAGCAGTGCGCTCCACGGTAAGTGGGAGCGTCTTAATAGTATCGGCACGCTCCGTAAAGGTTGAGTCACTGATCGCAGGGTCGTACATGCTGGTCATAGTGAGGCGGATGCCGGATGG is part of the Verrucomicrobiia bacterium genome and harbors:
- the rsmH gene encoding 16S rRNA (cytosine(1402)-N(4))-methyltransferase RsmH translates to MQPADRHKPVLLTETLEILQPERGGIFVDATLGMGGHSEAMLECAAEAKKEIRLIGIDRDPYALEFAEERLGERVQYFQGNYSELSFLRTKNIAPAVDGILMDIGVSSYQIDTPERGFSFQHDGPLDMRMDQDEQATAASILNSWPEHKLAEIFFTYGEERLSRKIAKAVVERRRKELFKRTTDLAEFVTELYHPSQRHKRPHPATRVFQALRIAVNKELEHLGEAIPDALSLLAPGGILAIITFHSLEDRIVKYAFKGAGEEFQILTKKPLVAGREEQVSNPRSRSAKLRAIKRLA